The Candidatus Neomarinimicrobiota bacterium genome includes the window CACTAACATGAGCACGGCAAATCCCGCTGCCAGGACAAACACAAACAATACTGGTAGATAGTCGCTGATCATGGCCGTTGGTCAGATACTAGTCCTGCGATTATGAACCCTCTCTATGCATACGCTTAAGGCGCTCCTCCCGTCGCTTCCGGGCCTCCCGGTAACGGCGCTTTTCCTCCTCCGTGCCGGGGACTACCTTCGGCACAGCTGTGGGCCGACTCTTATCGTCCAAGGCTACAAACGTGAGATAGGCCGAGCTGGTGTGACGCTTTTCTCCTGTGAGGGGATTCTCAGCCTCAATCCTGACACCCACTTCCATTGAGGTACGGTCCGCGTAATTCACTGAGGCCTTGAGGATCATTAGTTCCCCCACCTTAACGGGGTGATGAAAGCTTAAATGCTCTACCGAAGCCGTTACAACTACTTTGCGACAATGCCGCATGGCTGCCATAGCCGCACACATATCCATCAAGTGCATGACGTGCCCACCCAAGACGCTCCCGAGCACATTGGCATCATTTGGCAGGACCATCTCGTTCATGACCACCTGAGAATCAGCGACGGACCGCTCAGGAGAATCTGGTAGGGTTGATATTGTGGTGGGTGCAACCATGTTCACCAAGAACAGTAGATCCAGGGCCTCACATAGTCGGGCTATGAAATTCCAAAGAAGACCGCACCAGTTTCATCAGCGGGGTCCAGTAAACGCCGAAGAGCAGCACCGGTATCATTAACGCTAGGATGGTTCCGGTCAGTGCTGGATGGTCGGCAATGGTCTCACCTGTCGGCTCGGCATCGAGAAACATTACCCTTAGTATGCGTATGTAATAATACAATGAGATGACCGAATTCACCACTCCCAAAATCACCAGCCACCAAAACTGATTAGCCTCAATCAGCACCGAGAAGAGATACACTTTGCCAACAAAACCGGCTGTTGGAGGCAGGCCCGTGAGGCTGAAGAGGAAAACGCCCATAGCAACGGCTATCGCCGGCGCCTGGAAGCCTAAGCCTTTCCACTCATCAATTTCGTTAAAACCGTACTGGTTATGGATAAAGATGGCCACCAGGAAGGCCCCCAGGTTCATGAAAAGATACACTGCCAAATAGAACATAATGGCACCGAGGGCTTGCGCATTCAGGATGGTGGCGGCCATGAGCATGTAGCCGGCATGAGCAATGCTGGAGTAGGCCAGCATCCGTTTGACGCTGCTCTGCTGGATAGCGATAACGTTGCCTACCGTCATGGTGGCAGCAGAAAAGATTGCGATTAAGGTGCCAAAGGGCAGACCCTCCACCGGAAGCCAACTGCCCAGGTTCAGATCAGGGCTAGCGCCAAAGGCGATGCCCAGAATCCTCAGCGCCAGGGCAAAACCGGCGGCTTTGGGTGCGACCGATAGGTAAGCGGTAATGGTGGTCGGCGCACCCTGATAGACATCCGGTGTCCAGAAGTGGAAAGGCACCATGGCAATCTTGTAGCCGAAGCCTGTCAGGACCAGCAGCAGAGCGATGCTAAGTGTAAGGTGAGCCTGCTCTGGCACACCGGATAAGGCCGCTTGAACATCGAAGACGTTGGTGGACCCGGCAATCCCGAACAACAGGCTTAGCCCATACAGCATGACGCCAGAGGAAAGGGCACCATAGATTACATATTTAAGGGAAGATTCACTGGAAAGCTGGTCCTTTTTGAGGAAACCGGCCAGAATAAAAGAGCCAATGCTCACGATCTCAAGGGACAGATAGACAATAATCAAGTCCAAGGCCGAGGCCATGAGGAACATGCCAAAGACCACCACCAGCAAGAAGAGGTAATACTCGTGCCGGGGATTCTCATCCAACTCTCTAGTATACGGCGAGACGAGGTAGATGACCGCAGTCGCCACCAGGAAAATCCATTTGAAGAACCGGCTGTAGGGATCTATAGCCAGGGCACCGTAGAAAATGGCCTCGCTGGGGGACTTCTGCAGGATCAGGAATGTACCCGCGATGAATAGGGCCACCAGGCTGAGCAGCCAGACGATCCGGTTACGGTTCCGCCCTTTGATAAAGACATCCAACAAGATGATCACCACTACCGAGGCGGTGAGGATCAGCTCGGGCAAAAAGTAGCTCAGGCTTTGGATATTAGGCACGTCGGTCCGCCGTAGGCTTTAGGTACCTGCCCACCTGTCGGCTGCGCTCATTGGATCGCTACCTGCGAGATCAGGTTCACCAGATCAATGAGGCGATCCATGGTGGCGGTCATGATATCCAGGGCCGGCCGCGGATAAATCCCCAGGAAGAGAACGATCACCGCCAGGGGTGCCATGAAGCCGATTTCACGACCGGACATATCGTTCAGCCCAGCCCACTTCTCATTCAGCGGCCCCAGGAACATCCGCTGGAAAGCCCGCAGGAAATAGGTGGCGTTCAGCAGAATCCCTACGGTACCGATAATAGTGAGCGTCCGGAAGGCGGTGAAACCACCGATAAAGCACATGGCCTCGCTAATGAAAGCAGACAGAGCCGGCAATCCTAACCCGGCAAAGAATGCCAGGGCGACGAAACCGGAATAAACGGGCAGATTTGTTGCCAGGCCGCCGAAGGCCAGCCGACCCCTGAGAGTCTTGTCATGGTAATCCCGGGGATAGACGATGTAGCGGTGGTGGGCTCGATCATAAATCACCCCTACCAAGAGGAAGAGCATGGCCGTAATGGTACCGTGGTTGAACATCTGCAGGACGGCTCCGTTCATGCCGGCTTGAGCACCGCCGCGACTGCTACTCACCACCGCCGCCATACCCAGCAGCACCATACCCATATGACTGATAGAGGAGTAAGCCACCATCCGCTTCAGGTCTACCTGGGCAATGGCATTGGCGGCCCCCCAGATAATATTGATGACCGCCAATACCGCCAAGAGGGTGGCGAATGCGACGGTTTCAGCCGGCAGCAAGGGGTAGCTGATCCGCAGCAGGCCGTAGGTCCCCATCTTCAGCAGCACCCCGGCCAGAATGACCGATACAGCTGTCGGCGCTTCCACATGGGCCAGGGGTAGCCAGGTGTGGAAGGGAAAGATAGGAACCTTGATAGCGAAGCCGATAAATAACGCAATCCAGATCAGCCACTTAATATCCAGGCCCCACAGCTGCACGTCTATCTTGGGAGCCTCCTGAATGAGGGTCAGGAGGTTGAAGGTGTGTGGCTCGGTGTAGAAGTAAAAGGCCAGCATGGACAGGAGTATGAGCACCGATCCAAAAAGAGTGTATAAAAAGAACTTGATGGCTGCATACTGCCGTTGGGGACCGCCCCACATACCAATCAGGAAATACATGGGAAGCAGCATGACTTCCCAGAAAACGTAGAACAGGAAAAAGTCAAGCGCTACGAACACGCCCATCATGCCAGCATCCAGCAGGAGGAAAAGGCTGAAGTACCCCCGGGGGCTTTTGTCGATATTCCAGCTGGCGATGAGCGAGACGAAGGAAAGGAGCGCCGTCAGGAAAACCATAGGCATGGAGAGACCATCCACTCCGACGTGGTAGTTGATGTTGAAGGCCGGTATCCAGGCAGTCTTCACGGCGAATTGGAGCGTGTCACTGGAGCGGTCAAAGGCGGCGAAGAGCCAGATGGCCAACAGAACCTGTATCCCGGCAAAGCCGGCCGCAAT containing:
- a CDS encoding NADH-quinone oxidoreductase subunit N, which gives rise to MPNIQSLSYFLPELILTASVVVIILLDVFIKGRNRNRIVWLLSLVALFIAGTFLILQKSPSEAIFYGALAIDPYSRFFKWIFLVATAVIYLVSPYTRELDENPRHEYYLFLLVVVFGMFLMASALDLIIVYLSLEIVSIGSFILAGFLKKDQLSSESSLKYVIYGALSSGVMLYGLSLLFGIAGSTNVFDVQAALSGVPEQAHLTLSIALLLVLTGFGYKIAMVPFHFWTPDVYQGAPTTITAYLSVAPKAAGFALALRILGIAFGASPDLNLGSWLPVEGLPFGTLIAIFSAATMTVGNVIAIQQSSVKRMLAYSSIAHAGYMLMAATILNAQALGAIMFYLAVYLFMNLGAFLVAIFIHNQYGFNEIDEWKGLGFQAPAIAVAMGVFLFSLTGLPPTAGFVGKVYLFSVLIEANQFWWLVILGVVNSVISLYYYIRILRVMFLDAEPTGETIADHPALTGTILALMIPVLLFGVYWTPLMKLVRSSLEFHSPTM
- a CDS encoding NuoM family protein, translated to MDAYILTLLVFVPVLGAIVSLFVPRKHVARIKWIAAGFAGIQVLLAIWLFAAFDRSSDTLQFAVKTAWIPAFNINYHVGVDGLSMPMVFLTALLSFVSLIASWNIDKSPRGYFSLFLLLDAGMMGVFVALDFFLFYVFWEVMLLPMYFLIGMWGGPQRQYAAIKFFLYTLFGSVLILLSMLAFYFYTEPHTFNLLTLIQEAPKIDVQLWGLDIKWLIWIALFIGFAIKVPIFPFHTWLPLAHVEAPTAVSVILAGVLLKMGTYGLLRISYPLLPAETVAFATLLAVLAVINIIWGAANAIAQVDLKRMVAYSSISHMGMVLLGMAAVVSSSRGGAQAGMNGAVLQMFNHGTITAMLFLLVGVIYDRAHHRYIVYPRDYHDKTLRGRLAFGGLATNLPVYSGFVALAFFAGLGLPALSAFISEAMCFIGGFTAFRTLTIIGTVGILLNATYFLRAFQRMFLGPLNEKWAGLNDMSGREIGFMAPLAVIVLFLGIYPRPALDIMTATMDRLIDLVNLISQVAIQ
- a CDS encoding acyl-CoA thioesterase, with amino-acid sequence MVLPNDANVLGSVLGGHVMHLMDMCAAMAAMRHCRKVVVTASVEHLSFHHPVKVGELMILKASVNYADRTSMEVGVRIEAENPLTGEKRHTSSAYLTFVALDDKSRPTAVPKVVPGTEEEKRRYREARKRREERLKRMHREGS